A single Glycine soja cultivar W05 chromosome 14, ASM419377v2, whole genome shotgun sequence DNA region contains:
- the LOC114384613 gene encoding phosphoinositide phospholipase C 2-like — translation MTSKQTYSVCFCWRRRFKLALAEAPSEIKTLFNEYSENELMTPSHLKRFLVDVQRQEKATEEDAQAIIDSFRHFHRRGAGLNLETFFKYLFSDDNPPLLPSHGVHHDMTLPLSHYFIYTGHNSYLTGNQLSSDCSDVPIINALKKGVRVIELDIWPNASKDSIDVLHGRTLTTPVELIRCLRSIKDHAFVASEYPVVITLEDHLTPDLQAKVAEMVTQTFGDILFTPNSESVKEFPSPESLKKRIIISTKPPKEYLEAKEKEKGDDSQHEKEKGDDSEHGKASGEDEAWGKEVPSLKGGTIEDYKDNNVDEDLNDEEEFDESDKSHHNEAPEYRHLIAIHAGKPKGGLVECLKVDPEKVRRLSLSEQQLEKAAINYGQQIVRFTQRNILRVYPKGTRIDSSNYNPLIGWMHGAQMVAFNMQGYGRSLWLMHGMFRANGGCGYVKKPNFLLETGPDDEVFNPKAKLPVKTTLKVTVYMGEGWYYDFKHTHFDQYSPPDFYTRVGIAGVPNDTIMKRTKAIEDNWLPTWNEAFEFPLTVPELALLRVEVHEYDMSEKDDFGGQTCLPIWELRSGIRAIPLHSQKGDKYNTVKLLMRFEFINN, via the exons ATGACGTCGAAACAGACATACAGCGTGTGCTTCTGCTGGCGGCGGCGGTTCAAGCTGGCGCTGGCGGAGGCGCCGTCGGAAATCAAGACCCTATTCAATGAGTACTCCGAGAATGAGCTCATGACACCTTCGCATCTTAAGAGATTCCTGGTCGATGTGCAGAGGCAAGAGAAGGCCACTGAAGAAGACGCGCAAGCCATCATCGATAGCTTCAGGCATTTCCATCGCAGAGGCGCTGGCCTCAATCTCGAAACTTTCTTCAAGTACCTCTTCAGTGACGATAAtcctcctcttcttccttctcatggg GTGCACCATGATATGACTTTACCCTTGTCACATTATTTCATATATACTGGCCATAATTCCTATTTAACTGGGAATCAGCTGAGCAGCGACTGCAGTGACGTCCCCATCATAAATGCACTGAAGAAAGGTGTGCGGGTGATTGAATTAGACATATGGCCTAATGCATCAAAGGATAGTATAGATGTTCTTCATGGAAG GACATTGACTACTCCTGTAGAGCTTATCAGATGTTTGAGGTCTATTAAGGATCATGCCTTTGTGGCATCAGAATATCCAGTTGTAATAACCCTAGAAGACCACCTTACACCAGATCTTCAGGCTAAAGTGGCTGAG ATGGTTACCCAAACATTTGGAGACATACTATTTACTCCTAACTCAGAAAGTGTGAAGGAATTCCCTTCTCCTGAATCACTTAAGAAGAGAATTATTATATCAACCAAACCACCTAAGGAGTACCTTGAggcaaaagaaaaggaaaaaggggATGATTCACAGCACGAAAAGGAGAAAGGGGATGATTCAGAGCATGGAAAGGCATCAGGTGAAGATGAAGCTTGGGGGAAGGAAGTCCCAAGCTTGAAAGGTGGTACTATAGAGGATTACAAG GACAACAACGTGGATGAAGATCTTAATGATGAGGAAGAATTTGATGAATCAGACAAGTCACATCATAATGAAGCTCCAGAATATAGACACCTAATTGCCATTCATGCTGGGAAGCCTAAAGGTGGATTAGTGGAATGCCTCAAAGTGGATCCTGAAAAAGTGAGACGTCTAAGTTTAAGTGAGCAACAGCTTGAAAAGGCTGCTATAAATTATGGACAACAAATTGTCAG GTTTACTCAGCGGAATATACTGAGGGTGTATCCAAAAGGTACTCGCATTGACTCATCAAATTATAACCCATTAATTGGGTGGATGCATGGAGCTCAGATGGTTGCATTTAATATGCAG GGGTATGGGAGATCTCTTTGGTTGATGCATGGAATGTTCAGAGCCAATGGAGGGTGCGGTTATGTTAAAAAACCAAATTTTCTATTGGAGACTGGTCCAGATGACGAGGTCTTCAATCCTAAAGCTAAGTTACCTGTGAAGACTACTTTGAAG GTGACTGTATATATGGGGGAAGGATGGTACTATGATTTCAAGCATACACACTTTGATCAATATTCACCTCCAGACTTCTACACAAGA GTGGGGATTGCTGGAGTCCCTAATGATACTATAATGAAGAGAACTAAGGCAATAGAGGATAATTGGTTACCTACATGGAATGAGGCATTTGAGTTCCCTCTCACTGTTCCGGAGTTGGCCTTGCTTCGCGTAGAAGTTCACGAGTATGACATGTCTGAGAAAGATGACTTTGGTGGACAAACATGCCTACCTATCTGGGAGCTTAGAAGTGGCATTCGAGCAATTCCACTGCATAGCCAAAAGGGAGATAAATACAACACTGTAAAGCTTCTCATGCGCTTTGAgtttattaataattga